The following coding sequences lie in one Flagellimonas eckloniae genomic window:
- a CDS encoding DNA topoisomerase IV subunit B, producing the protein MAETKYTEDNIRSLDWKEHIRMRPGMYIGKLGDGSSADDGIYILLKEVIDNCIDEFVMGAGKTIEINIKENTVHVRDYGRGIPLGKVVDVVSKMNTGGKYDTRAFKKSVGLNGVGTKAVNALSNFFKVESVRDGQSKAAEFKAGNLVTEELIDSTKRRGTKVSFVPDESIFKKYKYRNEYVERMLKNYVYLNPGLTIVFNGEKFFSENGLKDLLEDNNNQEDFLYPIIHLKGDDIEVALTHSRTQYSEEYHSFVNGQHTTQGGTHQAAFREAIVKTIRDFYGKNYDASDIRKSIISAISIKVMEPVFESQTKTKLGSTDMGGKLPTVRTYINDFVGKYLDNYLHKNQTTAEAIQRKIVQAEKERKELSGIRKLARDRAKKASLHNKKLRDCRVHLQDMKKDRRLESTLFITEGDSASGSITKSRDVNTQAVFSLRGKPLNSYGMSKKIVYENEEFNLLQAALNIEESMEDLRYNNIVIATDADVDGMHIRLLLITFFLQFFPELIKENHLYILQTPLFRVRNKKETIYCYSEEERRNAIQKLTGKPEITRFKGLGEISPDEFQHFIGDDIRLEPVMLDKAMSIDNLLKFYMGKNTPDRQEFIIKNLKVELDLVEEN; encoded by the coding sequence ATGGCAGAAACCAAGTATACCGAGGATAATATTCGCTCCCTGGACTGGAAGGAGCATATCCGCATGCGCCCCGGAATGTATATTGGTAAGTTGGGAGATGGTTCATCCGCAGACGACGGCATCTATATTCTTCTTAAAGAAGTCATTGACAACTGTATTGATGAGTTTGTCATGGGGGCCGGGAAAACTATTGAAATCAATATCAAGGAAAATACAGTCCATGTCCGTGATTATGGTCGAGGAATTCCATTGGGGAAGGTTGTGGATGTAGTTTCCAAAATGAATACCGGTGGAAAATACGATACTCGGGCTTTTAAAAAATCTGTAGGTCTTAATGGAGTTGGAACAAAGGCAGTAAATGCGCTTTCCAATTTTTTTAAGGTTGAATCAGTGCGTGATGGGCAATCAAAGGCAGCTGAGTTTAAAGCTGGGAATTTAGTAACCGAAGAACTGATAGATTCCACAAAACGCCGGGGTACCAAGGTTAGTTTTGTTCCTGACGAATCCATTTTTAAAAAATATAAATATCGAAACGAGTATGTGGAACGCATGCTCAAAAACTACGTATACCTTAATCCAGGATTAACTATTGTCTTTAATGGGGAAAAATTCTTTTCAGAAAATGGATTGAAGGATTTATTGGAGGATAACAACAACCAAGAAGATTTTCTATATCCAATAATTCATCTTAAAGGAGATGATATCGAAGTTGCCCTAACACATAGTAGAACCCAATACAGTGAGGAATATCATTCCTTTGTAAATGGACAACATACTACGCAAGGAGGAACACACCAAGCCGCTTTTAGGGAGGCTATTGTAAAGACCATTCGTGATTTTTATGGTAAAAATTATGATGCCTCGGATATCAGAAAATCCATAATTTCTGCTATTTCCATTAAAGTGATGGAGCCTGTTTTTGAAAGTCAAACTAAGACCAAACTGGGCTCTACGGACATGGGAGGAAAGTTACCCACTGTCCGAACCTATATCAATGACTTTGTTGGAAAGTACCTAGATAATTACTTGCATAAAAACCAAACCACGGCCGAAGCAATTCAGCGCAAGATTGTACAGGCTGAAAAAGAAAGAAAGGAACTTTCTGGAATTCGAAAATTAGCGAGAGATCGCGCTAAAAAAGCAAGCTTGCACAATAAAAAACTTAGAGATTGCCGAGTTCATCTTCAAGATATGAAGAAGGACAGAAGGTTGGAATCCACACTGTTTATTACAGAGGGAGATTCAGCTTCCGGTTCTATCACCAAATCTAGGGATGTAAACACCCAAGCGGTTTTCAGTCTACGGGGAAAGCCTTTGAATTCCTATGGAATGTCAAAAAAGATTGTGTATGAAAATGAAGAATTCAATCTGTTGCAAGCAGCTTTAAATATTGAAGAATCGATGGAAGACCTGCGTTACAACAATATTGTAATCGCCACGGATGCAGATGTTGACGGAATGCACATACGTCTTTTACTGATTACGTTCTTTTTGCAATTCTTTCCAGAATTGATAAAAGAAAACCATTTATACATTCTACAAACCCCTCTTTTCAGGGTTAGAAATAAAAAAGAAACCATTTATTGTTACAGCGAGGAAGAAAGACGAAATGCTATTCAAAAGCTCACCGGTAAACCAGAAATTACAAGATTTAAAGGGTTGGGCGAGATTTCTCCAGACGAGTTTCAACATTTTATAGGCGATGATATTCGCCTTGAACCTGTAATGTTGGACAAAGCAATGAGCATAGATAATTTACTGAAATTCTATATGGGCAAAAACACCCCTGATAGACAAGAATTTATCATTAAAAACCTTAAAGTAGAACTTGATTTAGTTGAAGAAAACTAA
- a CDS encoding DNA gyrase/topoisomerase IV subunit A codes for MEENEDLNDEGLENQDSSQDSLTRVTGMYKDWFLDYASYVILERAVPAIEDGFKPVQRRIMHALKELDDGRYNKVANVVGHTMQYHPHGDASIADAMVQIGQKDLLIDTQGNWGNILTGDGAAASRYIEARLSKFGLEVVFSPKITEWQLSYDGRKKEPVNLPVKFPLLLAQGAEGIAVGLSTKVLPHNFNELIDASMKHLKGQRFKLFPDFPTSGIIDVTNYNDGLRGGKVRVRAKISTFDKNTLVINEIPYGTNTSSLIDSILKANDKGKIKIKKIEDNTAAEVEILVHLPSGISPDKTIDALYAFTSCESSISPLGCIIEDNKPLFIGVTEMLMRSTDYTVELLKAELEIQLGELEEQWHFASLERIFIENRIYRDIEEEETWEGVISAIDKGLKPFTKNLKRAVTEDDIVRLTEIRIKRISKFDLEKAQQLIDSLDEKIAQTKHHLEHLVDYAIDYFKELKKKYGKGRERKSEIKIFDDIEATKVVIRNTKLYVNREEGFIGTSLRKDEYVTDCSDIDDIIVFTKKGEMMITKVDSKTFIGKGIIHVAVFKKKDSRTIYNMIYKDGRGGPSYIKRFNVTSITRDKMYQLAGGKPTSEVLYFSANPNGEAETITVLLRQSGSIKKLKWDLDFADLLIKGRASKGNLVTKYPVKRIELKEKGVSTLKPRKIWFDDIVGRLNVDGRGELLGDFKGDDLLLIIDQKGKVKTIPPDLLTRFNDDMIVLQKWNPKKPISVVHFEGEKERYYIKRFLVENPNKEEIVISEHPKSHLELVSTDWKPLIEIEFSKPRGKDAKPNQQIDVGDFISVKGIKAIGNQLTSEKVKNINALEPLPFEEPKEPIPEEIEVVDEESIGFNDNDIDSKDDGSEQTTLF; via the coding sequence ATGGAAGAGAATGAAGATTTGAATGATGAAGGTTTAGAAAACCAAGACAGTTCCCAAGATAGCCTTACAAGGGTCACGGGCATGTACAAGGATTGGTTTTTGGACTATGCCTCTTATGTTATTTTAGAGCGTGCCGTTCCTGCAATAGAAGACGGTTTTAAACCAGTGCAACGCAGAATAATGCACGCCCTTAAAGAGTTGGACGATGGCCGGTACAACAAAGTGGCCAATGTCGTTGGGCATACTATGCAATACCATCCTCATGGAGATGCGAGTATTGCAGATGCCATGGTTCAAATAGGGCAGAAGGACTTACTTATAGATACTCAAGGAAACTGGGGGAACATTCTTACCGGTGATGGGGCCGCTGCATCCAGGTATATAGAGGCTAGACTCTCAAAATTTGGATTAGAGGTTGTTTTCAGCCCAAAAATTACTGAATGGCAGCTTTCCTATGATGGTAGAAAGAAGGAACCTGTAAATCTTCCGGTCAAATTCCCATTGCTGTTGGCGCAGGGAGCTGAGGGAATTGCTGTGGGATTGTCAACCAAGGTACTCCCACACAACTTTAATGAGTTGATTGATGCCTCCATGAAACATTTAAAAGGCCAACGTTTCAAGCTATTTCCAGATTTCCCAACTTCTGGAATTATAGACGTCACCAATTATAATGATGGGCTTCGGGGCGGTAAGGTTCGTGTTCGCGCTAAGATTTCAACATTTGACAAGAATACTCTTGTTATCAATGAAATACCATATGGAACCAATACATCTTCATTAATAGATTCTATTCTTAAAGCCAATGACAAGGGTAAAATCAAAATCAAAAAAATAGAAGACAATACCGCTGCAGAGGTAGAGATTTTGGTTCATCTGCCTAGTGGAATTTCTCCTGACAAAACCATAGACGCGCTATACGCATTTACGTCTTGCGAATCTTCCATATCTCCTTTGGGATGTATTATTGAGGACAACAAACCTCTATTTATAGGTGTTACTGAAATGCTTATGCGTTCAACCGACTATACGGTTGAATTGTTAAAGGCTGAGCTCGAAATTCAGCTTGGTGAACTGGAGGAGCAATGGCATTTTGCTTCTTTAGAACGTATTTTTATTGAGAATAGAATCTACCGTGATATTGAGGAGGAGGAAACATGGGAAGGTGTTATCTCAGCTATTGATAAAGGGCTTAAACCATTCACCAAAAACCTGAAAAGAGCGGTTACAGAGGATGACATAGTTCGTTTGACCGAAATCCGCATCAAACGTATTTCCAAATTTGATTTAGAAAAAGCCCAACAGCTTATTGACAGTTTGGACGAGAAAATTGCTCAAACCAAACATCATCTGGAACATTTGGTAGACTACGCCATTGATTACTTTAAAGAACTCAAGAAGAAATATGGCAAAGGACGAGAACGTAAGTCAGAGATTAAAATCTTTGATGACATTGAAGCTACCAAAGTAGTCATTAGAAATACTAAACTCTATGTAAACCGGGAGGAAGGGTTTATTGGAACCTCATTACGGAAAGATGAATATGTTACGGATTGCAGTGATATAGATGACATTATCGTTTTCACCAAAAAAGGTGAAATGATGATCACAAAGGTCGACTCCAAGACCTTTATTGGAAAAGGAATCATTCATGTAGCGGTATTTAAGAAGAAAGATAGCCGTACCATCTATAATATGATCTACAAAGATGGAAGGGGAGGGCCTAGCTACATCAAGAGATTTAATGTCACCAGTATCACTAGGGATAAGATGTATCAATTGGCAGGAGGCAAGCCAACATCGGAGGTACTTTACTTTTCAGCCAACCCCAATGGAGAAGCGGAAACTATTACCGTATTACTGAGGCAATCCGGTAGCATTAAGAAATTAAAATGGGATTTGGATTTTGCTGACCTGTTGATAAAAGGAAGAGCATCAAAAGGAAATTTGGTCACTAAGTATCCCGTAAAGAGAATAGAGTTAAAAGAAAAAGGAGTTTCTACCCTTAAGCCAAGAAAAATTTGGTTTGATGATATCGTGGGACGTCTAAACGTTGATGGAAGAGGAGAGCTTCTGGGTGATTTTAAAGGAGATGACCTTTTGTTGATTATTGATCAGAAAGGAAAAGTCAAAACCATTCCACCAGATTTATTGACTCGTTTTAATGATGATATGATTGTTCTGCAAAAATGGAACCCTAAAAAACCAATCTCCGTTGTGCATTTTGAAGGTGAAAAGGAGCGCTATTATATAAAAAGGTTTTTAGTTGAAAATCCCAACAAGGAAGAAATAGTGATTTCGGAACATCCAAAATCACACCTTGAGCTCGTTTCTACAGATTGGAAACCATTGATTGAGATTGAATTTTCAAAACCAAGAGGTAAGGATGCCAAACCTAATCAACAGATAGATGTAGGAGATTTCATATCTGTAAAGGGAATAAAAGCAATAGGGAACCAACTAACATCAGAAAAAGTAAAAAATATTAATGCCTTGGAGCCTCTTCCCTTTGAAGAGCCCAAAGAACCTATTCCAGAGGAGATTGAAGTGGTGGATGAAGAATCCATAGGCTTTAATGATAATGATATAGATTCAAAAGATGATGGTTCTGAGCAAACTACTTTGTTTTAA
- a CDS encoding TerC family protein → MLEIFTSPDAWMALLTLTFLEIILGIDNIIFISIAAGKLEKKDRKKATNLGLVLAMGMRIVLLFGITWLTKMKKPFLVLDESWITGGISWQALILFVGGLFLLYKSTKEIREKIEDKGHDEREVTKSRSSSLTNAIVQITVINIVFSFDSILTAIGMTNGISPNPTDALILMVTAVVISVIIMMVFANPVGEFVNKHPSIQVLGLSFLILIGFMLITEAAHLSHLVVFDNEIGAIPKGYLYFAISFSLMVEFFDLRMKKNKQKNGETLEG, encoded by the coding sequence ATGCTTGAAATTTTTACGAGTCCAGATGCCTGGATGGCCCTACTTACATTGACATTTTTGGAAATCATCCTTGGGATAGACAACATAATCTTTATTTCCATTGCTGCGGGCAAGCTTGAGAAGAAAGACAGAAAAAAAGCTACAAATCTTGGATTGGTATTGGCCATGGGTATGCGAATAGTACTGCTTTTTGGTATTACATGGTTGACCAAAATGAAAAAACCTTTTCTAGTATTGGACGAATCTTGGATTACCGGTGGAATAAGCTGGCAAGCTCTAATTTTATTTGTGGGAGGTCTTTTTCTACTTTACAAGAGCACTAAGGAGATTCGTGAAAAAATTGAGGATAAAGGCCATGATGAACGTGAAGTCACCAAATCAAGGTCTTCATCATTGACCAATGCAATTGTTCAAATAACCGTAATTAATATTGTCTTTTCCTTTGATTCTATTCTTACGGCAATTGGAATGACGAATGGTATTTCTCCCAACCCAACTGATGCTTTGATTTTGATGGTAACGGCTGTGGTTATTTCCGTAATAATTATGATGGTATTCGCCAATCCTGTTGGTGAGTTTGTGAACAAACATCCATCTATACAGGTGTTGGGTCTATCATTCCTTATTTTAATTGGGTTTATGCTGATTACAGAAGCGGCACATCTTTCACACTTGGTGGTATTTGACAATGAGATTGGAGCAATACCCAAAGGGTATCTTTACTTTGCAATATCCTTCTCCTTAATGGTTGAGTTTTTTGACCTAAGAATGAAAAAGAACAAACAGAAAAATGGCGAAACCCTAGAAGGTTAA
- a CDS encoding acyl-CoA reductase, whose translation MIAHTSRLQAFVKLGSFISDFCENHNLSENNRYSDFNDILVKAGQQNSWFTQENILFALEQWSFLLTEEQLTNWLSNYTFTNSKEVKTVGLVMAGNIPLVGFHDFLCVLLSGNKVLAKLSSNDTVLLPFLSEYLIQQDPNLEDKIQFAEGKLEDFDAVIATGSNNTSRYFEYYFGKKPNIIRKNRSSVAILTGNESKQQLTALGEDIFRYYGLGCRNVSKIFVPKNYDFDMFFNAIFEYKDLINQIKYSNNYDYNKAVYLMSEFKILDNGFLILKEDESFSSPIASLFYSYYENETELKQKLEEHRDDIQCVVSDLKVNNKVNFGETQKPKLNDYADGIDTISFLLSL comes from the coding sequence ATGATAGCGCATACCTCTAGATTGCAAGCTTTTGTTAAACTTGGAAGTTTTATAAGTGATTTTTGTGAAAATCATAACCTCTCAGAAAACAATAGGTATTCTGACTTCAATGATATCCTGGTAAAAGCAGGACAGCAAAACAGTTGGTTTACACAGGAGAACATTTTATTTGCCCTTGAACAATGGTCGTTTTTATTAACAGAAGAACAGTTGACCAATTGGCTTTCCAATTACACTTTTACTAACTCAAAAGAAGTAAAGACCGTTGGTCTTGTCATGGCTGGAAATATTCCTTTGGTTGGTTTCCATGACTTTTTATGCGTTTTATTGTCAGGAAACAAGGTTTTGGCAAAACTTTCATCAAACGATACGGTGCTCCTCCCCTTTCTTTCTGAATACTTGATTCAGCAGGACCCGAACTTAGAAGACAAAATTCAGTTTGCCGAAGGTAAACTTGAAGATTTTGATGCGGTAATTGCTACGGGAAGCAATAACACCAGTAGGTATTTTGAGTATTATTTCGGAAAAAAGCCAAATATTATTAGAAAGAATAGAAGTTCTGTCGCCATTCTAACAGGAAATGAATCAAAGCAGCAGCTTACGGCTTTGGGAGAAGATATTTTTAGATATTATGGATTGGGATGCAGAAATGTTTCCAAAATATTTGTTCCAAAAAATTATGATTTTGACATGTTTTTCAATGCCATTTTTGAGTATAAAGACCTGATAAATCAAATTAAATACTCGAATAACTACGACTACAATAAAGCAGTTTATTTGATGAGTGAGTTTAAAATTCTGGATAACGGTTTCCTTATTTTAAAAGAAGATGAAAGTTTTTCTTCACCCATTGCATCATTGTTTTATTCGTATTATGAAAACGAGACAGAATTAAAACAAAAACTTGAAGAACACCGCGATGACATTCAATGTGTGGTCTCTGATTTAAAAGTTAACAACAAGGTCAATTTTGGGGAAACCCAAAAACCAAAACTTAATGACTACGCAGATGGGATTGATACCATTTCGTTCCTTTTATCACTTTAA
- the ychF gene encoding redox-regulated ATPase YchF → MKAGIVGLPNVGKSTLFNCLSNAKAQSANFPFCTIEPNIGVVNVPDNRMEKLEELVSPEKVIPATVEIVDIAGLVKGASKGEGLGNQFLGNIRETDAILHVLRCFDNDNIVHVDGSVDPIRDKETIDMELQLKDLESVEKKLDKVNRAAKTGNKEAQKEAAVLTSLKEGLEAGTSVRAITLSDDDHAEYVKPLQLITDKPVMYVCNVDEEAATNGNAYVEKVKEAVANENAEVIFLAVGTEADITELDTYEERQMFLEDLGLSEPGSAKLIRGAYKLLDLETYFTAGEKEVRAWTIPVGATAPQAAGVIHTDFEKGFIRAEVIAYDDYVQYGSESKVKEAGKMRVEGKEYVVKDGDVMHFRFNV, encoded by the coding sequence ATGAAAGCTGGTATTGTAGGATTGCCAAACGTAGGAAAATCGACTTTGTTTAATTGTTTGTCCAATGCAAAGGCACAGAGTGCAAACTTTCCCTTTTGTACTATTGAACCTAATATTGGGGTTGTTAATGTACCCGACAATCGAATGGAAAAATTGGAGGAGTTGGTTAGTCCAGAAAAAGTTATTCCCGCAACGGTAGAAATAGTTGATATTGCCGGATTGGTGAAGGGCGCCAGTAAAGGAGAGGGGTTGGGAAACCAATTTTTAGGAAACATTCGTGAAACGGATGCCATTCTCCATGTCTTACGATGTTTTGATAACGATAATATTGTACATGTTGATGGCTCTGTAGATCCAATCAGGGATAAGGAGACCATAGATATGGAACTCCAGTTGAAAGATTTGGAGAGTGTTGAAAAGAAATTGGACAAGGTAAATCGTGCTGCAAAAACAGGAAACAAAGAAGCCCAAAAGGAAGCCGCTGTTTTAACTAGTTTAAAAGAAGGCTTGGAAGCAGGAACATCGGTGCGGGCCATAACACTTTCTGATGATGACCATGCGGAATATGTAAAACCTTTGCAATTGATAACGGACAAACCAGTAATGTATGTCTGTAATGTTGATGAAGAAGCAGCTACAAATGGAAATGCCTATGTAGAAAAGGTAAAAGAAGCGGTAGCCAATGAAAATGCTGAAGTTATATTTTTAGCAGTGGGCACCGAAGCGGATATTACGGAATTGGATACCTATGAGGAACGCCAAATGTTCTTGGAAGATTTAGGTCTTTCCGAGCCCGGTTCAGCTAAACTGATTAGGGGAGCATATAAATTATTGGACTTGGAAACTTATTTTACAGCTGGTGAAAAAGAGGTTAGGGCTTGGACCATTCCAGTTGGGGCAACGGCCCCGCAAGCTGCCGGGGTAATCCATACTGATTTTGAAAAAGGCTTCATTCGAGCAGAGGTCATTGCTTATGATGATTATGTGCAGTATGGAAGCGAATCCAAAGTAAAAGAAGCAGGTAAAATGCGTGTTGAGGGGAAGGAATATGTGGTAAAGGATGGTGATGTCATGCATTTTAGGTTTAACGTTTAA
- the serC gene encoding 3-phosphoserine/phosphohydroxythreonine transaminase: MKKHNFSAGPCILPKEVMQKAAEAVVELDGIGLSLIEISHRSKEFVAIMENARALALELLGLEGKGYQALFLQGGASTQFLMAAFNLLDKKAGYVNTGTWSQKSIKEAKLIGEIIEVASSQDQNFNYIPKGYAIPSDLDYLHLTSNNTIFGTQIKKFPKTDVPLVCDMSSDIFSRQMDFSKFDLIYAGAQKNMGPAGTTLVVIKENILGKVSRQIPSMLDYKVHVSKDSMFNTPPVFAVYVSMLTMQWLKDLGGIAAIEEINERKANLIYSEIELNPVFSGFAAKEDRSIMNATFNITDDSLKEIFDEKCKEAGINGINGHRSVGGYRASMYNALPLESVGVLVDIMSDLEKKG, from the coding sequence ATGAAAAAACACAATTTTAGTGCTGGTCCATGTATTTTACCAAAAGAAGTAATGCAGAAAGCCGCTGAGGCGGTAGTAGAACTTGATGGAATAGGCCTCTCACTTATAGAAATTTCCCATAGAAGTAAAGAGTTTGTAGCCATTATGGAAAATGCGCGCGCTCTGGCCCTGGAACTTTTGGGCCTGGAGGGAAAAGGGTATCAAGCATTGTTCCTCCAAGGTGGTGCAAGCACTCAATTTTTGATGGCTGCCTTTAATTTGTTGGATAAAAAAGCGGGATACGTAAATACAGGTACATGGAGTCAAAAATCAATCAAAGAGGCAAAATTGATTGGTGAAATTATCGAAGTAGCCTCCTCACAAGACCAAAATTTCAATTATATCCCAAAGGGATATGCAATTCCAAGTGATTTGGATTATTTGCACTTAACCTCCAACAATACCATTTTTGGAACGCAAATAAAAAAATTCCCTAAAACGGATGTTCCATTGGTATGTGATATGAGTTCGGATATTTTTTCAAGGCAAATGGATTTTTCGAAATTCGACCTGATTTATGCTGGAGCACAAAAAAATATGGGCCCAGCAGGAACCACATTAGTAGTTATAAAAGAGAACATTTTGGGGAAAGTATCGCGTCAAATCCCATCAATGTTAGATTATAAGGTACATGTTAGTAAGGATAGCATGTTCAATACACCACCAGTTTTTGCTGTATACGTTTCCATGCTTACCATGCAGTGGCTGAAAGATCTAGGAGGAATTGCTGCCATAGAGGAAATTAACGAACGTAAAGCAAATCTTATTTATTCTGAAATAGAACTGAACCCTGTTTTCTCTGGATTTGCAGCAAAAGAAGACCGTTCCATTATGAATGCCACTTTTAATATTACTGATGATTCGTTGAAAGAAATTTTTGATGAGAAATGCAAAGAAGCCGGAATTAATGGAATTAATGGCCATCGTTCTGTTGGTGGCTATCGGGCCTCCATGTACAATGCCCTTCCTTTGGAAAGTGTTGGAGTCTTGGTAGATATAATGAGTGATTTGGAAAAGAAAGGATAA
- a CDS encoding DNA topoisomerase IV, whose amino-acid sequence MFKSVINGEEKQTTFSRTKEIEIDYFEGKQDTSSIRWINDCEYVLKNINPKNKAEEKSIHIKILTTSDSSYTFEYNAIGDKRKFKGTAFKIN is encoded by the coding sequence ATGTTCAAAAGTGTGATAAATGGAGAAGAGAAGCAAACTACTTTTTCTCGGACGAAAGAAATAGAGATTGATTATTTTGAAGGAAAACAAGATACTTCTTCAATACGTTGGATCAATGATTGCGAGTACGTTCTCAAAAATATAAACCCTAAAAATAAGGCTGAAGAGAAATCAATTCATATTAAAATATTGACTACTTCGGATTCTTCTTATACATTTGAATATAATGCGATTGGAGATAAGCGTAAATTTAAAGGAACTGCATTTAAAATAAACTAA
- a CDS encoding 4Fe-4S dicluster domain-containing protein, whose protein sequence is MAIIITDECINCGACEPECPNTAIYEGADEWRYSDGTSLEGDVVLPDGKAVNADEVQIPISDEIYYISPDKCTECMGFHEEPQCAAVCPVDCCVPDEDRVETEEELLGKQKFMHPDG, encoded by the coding sequence ATGGCAATTATAATAACAGATGAATGTATTAACTGTGGTGCTTGCGAACCTGAGTGCCCAAATACTGCAATTTATGAAGGGGCTGATGAATGGCGCTACAGTGATGGCACATCGTTGGAAGGGGATGTAGTCCTTCCTGATGGAAAAGCTGTAAATGCAGATGAAGTACAGATTCCCATAAGTGATGAAATTTACTATATATCCCCAGATAAGTGTACTGAATGTATGGGCTTTCATGAGGAACCCCAGTGTGCCGCCGTATGCCCGGTAGACTGTTGTGTACCTGATGAGGACAGAGTAGAGACCGAGGAGGAACTCTTAGGAAAGCAAAAATTTATGCACCCTGACGGATAG
- a CDS encoding helix-turn-helix domain-containing protein: MNEIIDRIRSIINHYGLTVSTFADKIGVQRSSISHLLSERNKPSLDFVMKVVLAYPSVDLYWLLYGKGDFPNPERENDSDTSALSEISNTIATHGSKSSVLTAKEPIRIALFYADGTFESFEIKK, translated from the coding sequence ATGAATGAAATCATAGATCGCATTAGGTCAATTATTAACCATTATGGATTAACTGTATCCACTTTTGCGGATAAGATTGGTGTGCAGCGTTCAAGCATTTCCCATCTCCTAAGTGAAAGAAATAAACCAAGTTTGGATTTTGTAATGAAAGTGGTTCTAGCATATCCTTCAGTAGATCTCTATTGGTTATTATATGGAAAGGGAGATTTTCCAAATCCTGAGCGTGAAAATGATTCAGATACCTCTGCCCTATCTGAAATATCAAATACCATAGCAACACACGGAAGCAAAAGTTCTGTACTAACAGCTAAGGAACCCATTCGTATTGCATTATTCTATGCAGATGGCACTTTTGAATCTTTCGAGATAAAAAAATAA
- a CDS encoding sterol desaturase family protein, whose protein sequence is MDFTNPLVYGVPVFIAFILFELTYSKAHGDDHLYNWKDLAASGFMGIGSAILGPLFKVIFAIVLFEGVYELCNPMVDGVRRNFLGYESFGYAWYIWILCQLADDFTYYWFHRANHEIRILWAAHIVHHSSDNFNLGTAVRNGWFTILYKPLFYMWMTAIGFPPEMVVVCLGIEALWQFQLHSVYVPKMGFIEKIFNTHTMHQVHHAQNVEYLDKNHGGFLNIFDKMFGTWKELDDDVDVKYGVIHSPDSFNPVVILTHEFKDIWNDMKKSKKLSHKLMYIFGPPGWSHDGSTLTVRQQQKLHETQKQLHPELAFQRPN, encoded by the coding sequence ATGGATTTCACTAACCCGTTGGTATACGGCGTACCTGTTTTTATTGCGTTTATTTTATTTGAATTAACTTACAGTAAGGCACATGGTGATGACCATTTATATAATTGGAAAGATTTAGCTGCAAGTGGCTTCATGGGAATTGGGTCTGCAATTTTAGGTCCATTGTTCAAGGTTATTTTTGCAATTGTTCTTTTTGAAGGTGTATATGAGCTCTGTAATCCCATGGTAGATGGAGTTCGAAGGAATTTTTTGGGCTATGAATCTTTTGGTTACGCATGGTATATTTGGATTCTATGTCAATTAGCTGATGATTTCACATACTACTGGTTCCATAGAGCCAACCATGAAATACGAATATTATGGGCCGCACACATTGTGCACCATTCCTCAGATAATTTTAATCTAGGGACAGCCGTCCGAAATGGATGGTTCACTATTTTGTACAAACCTCTATTTTATATGTGGATGACAGCAATTGGGTTTCCACCAGAAATGGTTGTGGTTTGTTTGGGAATCGAGGCATTGTGGCAATTTCAACTGCACTCCGTTTATGTTCCTAAAATGGGATTCATTGAGAAAATTTTCAATACACATACTATGCACCAGGTGCACCACGCACAAAATGTTGAATATTTGGACAAGAACCATGGTGGATTCTTAAACATCTTTGATAAAATGTTTGGCACATGGAAAGAGCTTGATGATGATGTTGATGTAAAATATGGAGTTATCCATTCACCTGATTCTTTTAATCCTGTGGTAATCCTTACCCATGAATTCAAGGATATTTGGAATGATATGAAGAAGTCCAAAAAACTATCCCACAAACTAATGTACATTTTTGGCCCTCCGGGATGGAGCCATGACGGCAGTACACTTACCGTAAGGCAGCAACAGAAACTGCATGAAACGCAGAAGCAACTGCATCCTGAATTGGCTTTCCAGCGACCCAATTAG